Genomic window (Sulfurovum sp. NBC37-1):
TCCATATCTCTTCGGGTGTCTCTATACCCGATTCAAGAAGACCGAATGGACGATCTCATAAGATATGATATATCATATAAAACTTTTAGTGGTTTGTGTCACAGCTTTTTATTTGCTCAGGATGTCTAAAGTTCTCATATAACCATACAGAGATCACATCAAGCTCTTCTTGGGTCAAAGATTTCCCTACAGGTGGCATTGTGCCAAGGTTCTTAAATGCTTTCTCGCTGCAGTGACCCTTTTCCTCTGAAGGATTCTGTATATAGTCTTTTACAAACGCAATAAATTTCTCTTTTGAGTGTATATCTCGTTGTAAGCGTTTGGAAACAGCAGGCATAGGCGGTGCCAACAAACCGCTTTTTGGCTTCACCATTTTATGGCACACTGCACAATGTTTTGTATAAACTGCTTCACCATTTAAAGCAAACAGAGAACTGCCAATGAGCAGTGAACCAAATATTATTTTTTTCATCTCTTTCCTTCGTCTTTATTGCAATATTTCAGTAGTTAGAGTATATCAAAAATATCTTGATCGTGATGGAGGTAGATGTTATGCGGTTGTAGATTTATTGCCAAAACGTTTAGTTTTACAAAACCTTATAAAATTATATGTTATAAGGTTTTCAATTAGCAACTCCGAGGCAAATCTTGGAGTTTTACTTAGAAAATTCTTTTTGCATTTTAGCAGTTAAGTTGTCTGCATAAGCAAAGGTTTCATCTTTGTTTACCGGATAATAACATCTGAGTATGCCTGTCCAGTATTTACCTCTTGGCGTGACGATAATATTTTGCAAGTCACCTTTAGGTTCACCAGATGCTAAAAAGTTCACAGTATATGAGCCATCTTTGTTGGCTACCATGTCATCGGAGTTCAGAGCATACTTCATCGTTGCGATGTAGCCGTTCTCGTTATAAACAGTAAAAGAGAAGAAACCTTTTTTGTCATAGCGCAGATTCGGTTTTTTGAATGTATAGGAAAATCTCTCGCCTGAAGCCGTAAAGGAAGAGTAGACTGCACTTTTCCCGGACAAGCCGCCCCAGCCGATGGCAATGACGACTTTGGCAGCTTCGGGATCTCTGCTTTTGAGCGTTCCAAATCCCCTTTTGATCACATCTTTCTGTGGATGTTTCGCAAAGTTTTCCAGGATTTTATATTTGACTTTATCGAGTGTCGAGAGGTCAAAATCGACTGCCGGGACATACGGTTCCGAAGAGTGGTAGGTGACGGAGATGTTGTCCTGCGCTTTATAGGCTTTGTCGTACATCTCTTTTTCAGGAAGCTTTCTGAGCAGTCCCGTTCTGATGATGATATAGGCGTGATGCCCTTCGGTAAGCATGGATTCGTCAAGCTTAACGGTGCCTGCTCCCGTCAATGTTGCGATCTCACTGTGGTTCGGGTCCAACACCAGAATGTTCTGATAACCCTCATACGGCTTTGTAGTGACCGTTGCTCCGCCTTTAACATCAAGAATGGTCCGGGTGTAAAGCGTGTCGGCATTCATCCTGATGACATCCTGATTGTCGGTATTGGCAAGTTCTCTCATGGGCCGGAGGACATTGACCTTCCCGTCGGTTTTCGCCAACTCTTTCAGGTAGGCTCTTATGGAGTCCGCATGAATGAAGTTCTCATCAGTGACGACAACACCCCTGTTCTGTGTATCTTTTGCATAAAGATGCGTAAGCCCCAGTAAGGCAAAGAGGATGATTCCTAGTAATGATTTTTTTAGCGTATTGATTATTACTGCTCCTGTGTTAATTTTGTACGTACAATGCTCCCACTATAGCTGAATGTTCTTAAGCCCAGAGCTTGAAAGTATCAATTTAGAGGAGAGATTAGACCAGCATTTCATATTAAGAAAAGTAAATGCTATAATTAGCAATTAAATGGAGTAAGGAAATACTATTGTATCAAGAACTGTTTTCCCCTGGTTTATCGGTAGATCTTCCCAGCCTAAATCTTGAAGTGGTACTCCACTATCTACAACAATGGAACCTGGAAGCAGAGCAGATGCAAAAAGGCCGGTTTTCTGCTACCATATCTTCTGTGCATACACCACGCATTCAGCTAAATGATACGATTTATTCACATGGCTTTATGACACGAGGTGAATTTCCTGGAAACAGCATTATGATCGGCTATGTCAAGACAAATGCCAAAGTTGTTTTTCAAAACAGGGTTCTTGAAATAAATGAGCTGGTTATATCAACAAAAGGTGATGAAGTAGATTATATTTCAAGCGCTGAAAATGAAGTGTTTACCATTACCGTTGAAAAGAAACTTTTTATGCAGGCATTTCTTGATTATTTCGGTGAACCTTTTGAGATACATCAAGACAAAAGACGTTTTTTCATTAAACCACATAGGTTACAGTTTTTTCTTGAGAGCATCAATAGCTGGATGACTTTCCTCAAAGCCAACCATCATTTACTTCTCTCGGAAAATAAATATGACATGGCAGAATCGGAGATACTGAGAGATATCTTCTCTTGTTTACTGATTGATCAAGTTTTGAAAGAAAGATCCGGATTCAAGGCAGAAGAAGCCCGGGATCTTCTCCATGCCAATGTCCATGAGAGATTTGACTCTGTGACACTGGCAAAAGAGTTAGGTATAAGCCAACGCCAGTTGCAACGTGTATTCAAAGAAACCTATGGTATCTCACCCAAAAGGTATCTGCTCAATCTGCGTATCAATGCGGTAAGAAAAGAGCTTCTTATGGCTGATCCAAGAACTGCTACCATTTCCAGCATTGCCTTGAAATATGATTTTTTTGATCTCAACCATTTCTCAAAAATATATAAAACACTTTTTAACGAACTTCCTTCCAAAACACTTCATAAATAACCCTAAAATCATAAAAGTGTCGGTTTTATACTAATATCAATATAACTTTTTATGATATTATGTAGATAGTTAGTTAGTATCTACTCTGACAACTTTATTAAGGAAAAATCTATGAAAAAGAAAAGTACAAAATTACTTTTAGCGTT
Coding sequences:
- a CDS encoding c-type cytochrome, yielding MKKIIFGSLLIGSSLFALNGEAVYTKHCAVCHKMVKPKSGLLAPPMPAVSKRLQRDIHSKEKFIAFVKDYIQNPSEEKGHCSEKAFKNLGTMPPVGKSLTQEELDVISVWLYENFRHPEQIKSCDTNH
- a CDS encoding DUF1254 domain-containing protein; its protein translation is MAKTDGKVNVLRPMRELANTDNQDVIRMNADTLYTRTILDVKGGATVTTKPYEGYQNILVLDPNHSEIATLTGAGTVKLDESMLTEGHHAYIIIRTGLLRKLPEKEMYDKAYKAQDNISVTYHSSEPYVPAVDFDLSTLDKVKYKILENFAKHPQKDVIKRGFGTLKSRDPEAAKVVIAIGWGGLSGKSAVYSSFTASGERFSYTFKKPNLRYDKKGFFSFTVYNENGYIATMKYALNSDDMVANKDGSYTVNFLASGEPKGDLQNIIVTPRGKYWTGILRCYYPVNKDETFAYADNLTAKMQKEFSK
- a CDS encoding AraC family transcriptional regulator; its protein translation is MYQELFSPGLSVDLPSLNLEVVLHYLQQWNLEAEQMQKGRFSATISSVHTPRIQLNDTIYSHGFMTRGEFPGNSIMIGYVKTNAKVVFQNRVLEINELVISTKGDEVDYISSAENEVFTITVEKKLFMQAFLDYFGEPFEIHQDKRRFFIKPHRLQFFLESINSWMTFLKANHHLLLSENKYDMAESEILRDIFSCLLIDQVLKERSGFKAEEARDLLHANVHERFDSVTLAKELGISQRQLQRVFKETYGISPKRYLLNLRINAVRKELLMADPRTATISSIALKYDFFDLNHFSKIYKTLFNELPSKTLHK